One genomic window of Devosia salina includes the following:
- a CDS encoding TIGR00282 family metallophosphoesterase, producing the protein MRLLFLGDVVGRSGRDAVAERLPGLIARYGFDFVVVNGENASHGKGLIETHFQGLRDAGADIVTLGDHAFDQREALSYIEREPTLIRPVNYAPGTPGRGAMMVEGRNGHRVLVVNALGRVFMPPIDDPFRAVEAAIADAPLGEVADAVIVDFHTEATSEIQAMGHFLDGRVSLVVGTHTHIPTSDHRVLKGGTGFMADAGMCGDFDSIIGTDTDEPLNRFLTGIPNGRFTPAEGEATLCGVAIETDPATGLARHICPLRVGGVLSQVLPDFAER; encoded by the coding sequence ATGAGGCTGTTGTTCCTGGGTGACGTCGTTGGCCGTTCCGGCCGGGACGCCGTGGCTGAACGCCTGCCGGGGCTGATCGCGCGCTACGGGTTCGACTTCGTGGTGGTCAATGGCGAGAACGCCAGCCATGGCAAGGGCCTGATCGAAACCCATTTCCAGGGCCTGCGCGATGCGGGAGCCGATATCGTCACCCTGGGCGACCATGCCTTCGACCAGCGCGAGGCGCTGAGCTATATCGAGCGCGAACCGACGCTGATCCGACCCGTCAACTATGCTCCCGGTACGCCGGGGCGCGGCGCCATGATGGTCGAGGGGCGCAATGGCCACCGGGTACTGGTGGTCAATGCGCTGGGGCGGGTGTTCATGCCGCCCATAGACGATCCGTTCCGCGCGGTGGAGGCCGCCATCGCCGATGCGCCGCTGGGCGAGGTGGCCGATGCGGTGATCGTGGATTTCCATACCGAAGCGACCTCGGAAATCCAGGCCATGGGGCATTTCCTCGACGGCAGGGTGAGCCTGGTAGTGGGTACTCACACTCATATACCAACCTCGGACCATCGCGTGCTCAAGGGCGGGACGGGTTTCATGGCCGATGCCGGCATGTGCGGGGATTTCGACTCCATCATCGGCACCGATACCGACGAGCCGCTCAACCGCTTCCTGACCGGCATTCCCAATGGCCGGTTCACGCCGGCCGAGGGCGAGGCGACCCTGTGCGGGGTAGCCATCGAGACGGACCCCGCCACCGGGCTGGCGCGCCACATCTGCCCGCTACGGGTGGGCGGGGTGCTTTCACAGGTGCTGCCAGACTTCGCCGAGCGCTGA
- a CDS encoding 5-formyltetrahydrofolate cyclo-ligase: MADEAFEEAKAALRREAHAIRAGLSDEDRADAAKAVAQHFFESIAYAPEDVIAGYWRIRDELDCQPILIRLMDSGQKVLLPVVQGDEQPLDLRVWEADAPLYEAGFGTLAPSDLAPRAAPDVVLMPLLGFDSQGTRLGYGGGYYDRTLAVLPKKPMLIGLAFAAQELSFVPREDHDVPLDAVVTENGVRFFGSNA, encoded by the coding sequence ATGGCGGACGAGGCATTCGAAGAGGCAAAGGCGGCGCTGCGCCGGGAGGCTCACGCCATCCGGGCCGGCCTCTCCGACGAGGACCGGGCCGACGCCGCCAAGGCGGTGGCGCAGCATTTCTTCGAAAGCATCGCCTATGCACCCGAGGATGTGATTGCCGGCTATTGGCGCATCCGTGACGAGCTGGATTGCCAGCCGATCCTGATCCGATTGATGGACAGTGGCCAGAAGGTGCTGCTTCCGGTGGTGCAGGGCGACGAGCAGCCGCTGGACCTGCGGGTCTGGGAGGCGGACGCACCCTTGTATGAAGCCGGCTTCGGCACGCTGGCCCCTTCCGACCTGGCGCCCCGGGCGGCACCCGACGTGGTGTTGATGCCGCTGCTGGGCTTTGACAGCCAGGGAACGCGCCTGGGCTATGGCGGTGGCTATTATGACAGGACGCTGGCGGTGCTGCCCAAGAAGCCCATGCTGATCGGACTGGCCTTCGCGGCGCAGGAGTTGAGCTTTGTGCCACGCGAAGACCACGACGTGCCGCTCGACGCCGTCGTGACCGAGAATGGTGTGCGCTTCTTCGGATCGAACGCATGA
- a CDS encoding type II toxin-antitoxin system RelE/ParE family toxin produces MWKLTAAASDDLDRISLWSLTKFGLRQAEKYDQVLVNMFDHLAENPEMAPERRGARRLVRLMPCEAHHILYVIEDGNIIILRVIHHLQDWFDLL; encoded by the coding sequence ATGTGGAAGCTTACGGCGGCGGCAAGCGATGACCTTGACCGCATCTCGCTGTGGAGTCTTACCAAGTTCGGGCTGCGTCAGGCCGAAAAGTACGACCAAGTATTGGTCAACATGTTCGATCATCTGGCCGAAAATCCCGAAATGGCGCCAGAACGGCGTGGGGCCAGGCGTCTCGTTCGGCTGATGCCCTGCGAAGCGCATCACATTCTCTATGTCATCGAGGATGGCAACATCATTATCTTGCGAGTCATCCACCATCTGCAAGACTGGTTCGATCTGCTCTAG
- a CDS encoding type II toxin-antitoxin system ParD family antitoxin, with translation MATMNVSLPDAMKQWVEEQVETGRYANSSDVIRDLVRKEQARADAREKLDQMVEQALASGIVEISREDLLARMKAKRLDVIAQQKSA, from the coding sequence ATGGCCACAATGAATGTGTCGCTTCCCGATGCGATGAAGCAATGGGTGGAGGAACAGGTCGAGACCGGCCGATACGCCAATAGCAGCGATGTGATCCGCGACCTCGTGCGCAAGGAGCAGGCGCGGGCGGACGCCCGTGAAAAGCTCGACCAAATGGTAGAGCAGGCCTTGGCCAGCGGTATCGTGGAGATAAGTCGAGAGGATCTCCTGGCACGTATGAAGGCGAAGCGGCTGGACGTCATAGCTCAGCAAAAGTCTGCATGA
- a CDS encoding cell division protein ZapA codes for MPEVNVEINGRKYRMACEEGQQGHLIGLAERFNTQVEGLKGAVGEIGDNRLTVMAGIAVLDELSEAERRIKALEAQVAELTQAGQDIASELENTEAAFAQRLEDAAKALEDVADTLDQAASLP; via the coding sequence GTGCCCGAGGTCAATGTCGAAATCAATGGCCGCAAATACCGCATGGCCTGCGAGGAGGGCCAGCAGGGCCATCTGATCGGGCTGGCCGAGCGGTTCAATACCCAAGTGGAAGGCCTCAAGGGTGCCGTGGGTGAGATCGGCGACAATCGGCTCACGGTGATGGCCGGCATTGCCGTGCTGGACGAATTGTCCGAGGCCGAACGGCGGATCAAGGCGCTGGAAGCGCAGGTGGCCGAACTCACGCAGGCGGGCCAGGATATCGCGAGCGAACTCGAGAACACCGAGGCCGCGTTCGCCCAAAGGCTCGAGGATGCGGCAAAGGCGCTTGAGGACGTGGCCGATACACTGGACCAAGCCGCATCGCTGCCGTAA
- a CDS encoding DUF4164 family protein: MSETKLEEGLATAADRFDRALARLATSVRDLNTRLQRHQRMEVDTQRLVHERARLATELDKTAARAKRLDDSAHEVSRRLVVAMETVRAVLEKAE; the protein is encoded by the coding sequence ATGAGTGAGACGAAACTTGAAGAGGGCCTGGCCACGGCCGCCGACCGGTTCGACCGGGCATTGGCGCGGCTGGCCACGAGCGTACGCGACCTCAACACGCGACTGCAGCGCCACCAGCGCATGGAAGTGGACACGCAGCGCCTGGTGCATGAGCGGGCGCGGCTGGCGACCGAACTCGACAAGACCGCGGCGCGCGCCAAGCGGCTCGACGACAGCGCCCACGAGGTGTCGCGCCGGCTGGTCGTGGCCATGGAAACCGTGCGCGCCGTGCTGGAAAAGGCGGAGTAG
- the tkt gene encoding transketolase produces the protein MTNTAQQNDLANAIRSLSMDAVEKANSGHPGLPMGCADIATVLFTKVMKFDPADPHWADRDRFILSAGHGSMLLYSSLYLLGYADMTIDQVKNFRQLGSRTAGHPEFGHATGIETTTGPLGQGLANSVGFAVAEAKLAAEFGSDLVDHHTFVLAGDGCLMEGISQEAISLAGHLKLNKLIVIWDNNNITIDGKVSNADSTDQIARFKAVGWNTIEIDGHDQAAIEKALLDAKASTDKPTLIAAKTTIGFGAPKKAGTEKVHGAPLGAEELAGAKAALGIDYPAFEIPAAILESWRAAGKRSQNLRGEWEARLNASDKKAEFARRMMGKLPADFGSAMAAYKKKLAEDKPKVASRKASQMALEIINKTVPETLAGSADLTHSNLTNTPETLPFQADNRLGRYMMYGIREHEMGAAMNGVALHGGLIPYGGTFMVFTDYARPAIRLSALMEQRVIYVMTHDSIGLGEDGPTHQPVEHLSALRAIPNLLVFRPADAMETAECWELAMETRKHPSILALSRQNLPAVRTEYSAENKSAKGAYTLVGPADADAVIFATGSEVAIAVEAQKELTEKGISARVVSVPSMELFAQQSDVYKAEILGTAKARVAVEAGIEMSWNKLLGDKGRFVGMHSFGASGPIDALYAHFGITSKAVVEAVTAQL, from the coding sequence ATGACGAATACAGCCCAGCAGAACGACTTGGCCAATGCGATCCGGTCCCTCTCCATGGACGCGGTCGAAAAAGCCAATTCCGGCCACCCTGGCCTGCCCATGGGCTGCGCCGACATCGCAACCGTGCTCTTTACCAAGGTGATGAAGTTCGACCCCGCCGATCCCCATTGGGCCGATCGCGATCGCTTCATCCTCTCGGCCGGCCACGGCTCGATGCTGCTCTATTCCTCGCTCTACCTGCTCGGCTATGCCGACATGACCATCGACCAGGTCAAGAATTTCCGCCAGCTCGGCTCCAGGACCGCCGGCCACCCCGAATTCGGCCACGCCACCGGCATCGAAACCACCACTGGCCCGCTCGGCCAGGGCCTTGCCAATTCGGTCGGTTTTGCCGTTGCCGAAGCCAAGCTCGCCGCCGAATTCGGATCTGACCTCGTCGATCACCACACCTTCGTCCTCGCCGGTGACGGCTGCCTCATGGAAGGCATTTCCCAGGAAGCCATTTCGCTTGCTGGCCACCTCAAGCTCAACAAGCTCATCGTCATCTGGGACAACAACAACATCACCATCGACGGCAAGGTCTCCAACGCCGACTCGACCGACCAGATCGCGCGCTTCAAGGCAGTGGGCTGGAACACCATCGAGATCGACGGCCACGACCAGGCCGCCATTGAAAAGGCCCTTCTCGACGCCAAGGCCTCGACCGACAAGCCGACCCTGATCGCCGCCAAGACCACCATCGGTTTCGGCGCGCCCAAGAAGGCCGGTACCGAAAAGGTCCATGGCGCCCCGCTCGGCGCCGAGGAACTGGCCGGCGCCAAGGCCGCGCTCGGCATCGACTACCCGGCCTTTGAAATCCCCGCCGCCATTCTCGAAAGCTGGCGTGCCGCTGGCAAGCGCAGCCAGAACCTGCGCGGCGAGTGGGAAGCGCGCCTCAATGCCTCGGACAAGAAGGCCGAATTCGCCCGCCGCATGATGGGCAAGCTGCCGGCCGATTTCGGCTCGGCCATGGCCGCCTACAAGAAGAAGCTCGCCGAGGACAAGCCCAAGGTCGCCAGCCGCAAGGCTTCGCAGATGGCGCTCGAAATCATCAACAAGACCGTGCCTGAGACCCTGGCCGGCTCGGCCGACCTGACCCATTCCAATCTCACCAACACGCCCGAGACCCTGCCCTTCCAGGCCGACAACCGCCTGGGTCGCTACATGATGTATGGCATTCGCGAGCATGAAATGGGCGCGGCCATGAATGGCGTGGCGCTGCATGGCGGCCTCATCCCCTATGGCGGCACTTTCATGGTCTTTACCGACTATGCCCGCCCCGCCATCCGCCTCTCGGCGCTTATGGAACAGCGCGTCATCTATGTCATGACCCACGATTCCATCGGCCTGGGCGAAGACGGCCCGACCCACCAGCCGGTCGAACACCTGTCTGCGCTCCGCGCCATTCCCAATCTGCTGGTCTTCCGCCCGGCCGACGCCATGGAAACGGCCGAATGCTGGGAACTGGCCATGGAGACCAGGAAGCACCCCTCGATCCTCGCCCTCTCCCGCCAGAACCTGCCGGCGGTCCGCACCGAATATTCGGCCGAGAACAAGTCGGCCAAGGGTGCCTACACGCTGGTCGGCCCGGCCGATGCCGACGCTGTCATCTTTGCCACCGGTTCCGAAGTGGCCATCGCCGTCGAAGCCCAGAAGGAACTGACCGAGAAGGGCATTTCCGCCCGCGTCGTCTCGGTGCCCTCCATGGAGCTCTTCGCCCAGCAGTCCGACGTCTACAAGGCCGAGATTCTCGGCACCGCCAAGGCGCGCGTCGCCGTGGAAGCCGGTATCGAGATGAGCTGGAACAAGCTCCTGGGCGACAAGGGCCGCTTTGTGGGCATGCATTCTTTCGGCGCATCCGGCCCGATCGACGCGCTCTATGCCCACTTTGGCATTACGTCCAAGGCCGTTGTTGAAGCCGTCACCGCACAGTTGTAA
- the gap gene encoding type I glyceraldehyde-3-phosphate dehydrogenase, with translation MAVRVAINGFGRIGRNVLRAIIESGRTDIEVVAINDLGPVETNAHLLRFDSVHGRFPHTVKVDGDTIDVGRGPIKVTAVRNPEELPHAAMGVDIALECTGIFTSKEKASAHLKAGAKKVIISAPGDGADKTIVFGINHASLTKDDVVISNASCTTNCLAPLAYVLHKEFGIEKGMMTTIHSYTGDQPTLDTMHKDLYRGRAAALSQIPTSTGAAKAIGLVLPELKGKLDGVSIRVPTPNVSCVDFKFIAKRDVTAEEINAAVKKYADGELKGVLGYTEFPNVSIDFNHDSHSSTMALDQTKVMDGNFVSVLSWYDNEWGFSNRMADTAVALGKTL, from the coding sequence ATGGCAGTTCGCGTCGCCATCAATGGATTTGGCCGTATCGGCCGCAATGTCCTCCGGGCCATCATCGAGTCGGGTCGCACCGACATCGAAGTGGTGGCCATCAACGATCTCGGCCCGGTGGAAACCAATGCCCACCTCTTGCGCTTCGACAGCGTGCACGGTCGCTTCCCGCACACCGTCAAGGTCGATGGCGACACCATTGACGTCGGTCGCGGCCCCATCAAGGTGACCGCCGTCCGCAATCCCGAAGAACTGCCGCACGCCGCCATGGGCGTGGATATCGCTCTGGAATGCACCGGCATCTTCACCAGCAAGGAAAAGGCATCGGCGCATCTCAAGGCCGGCGCCAAGAAGGTGATCATCTCGGCCCCCGGCGACGGCGCTGACAAGACCATCGTTTTCGGCATCAACCATGCGTCCCTCACCAAGGACGACGTGGTGATCTCGAACGCCTCCTGCACCACCAATTGCCTGGCCCCGCTGGCCTATGTGCTGCACAAGGAATTCGGCATCGAAAAGGGAATGATGACCACCATCCATTCCTATACCGGTGACCAGCCGACCCTCGACACCATGCACAAGGATCTCTATCGCGGCCGTGCGGCTGCGCTTTCGCAGATCCCGACCTCGACCGGCGCCGCCAAGGCGATTGGCCTCGTGCTCCCTGAATTGAAGGGCAAGCTCGACGGCGTCTCGATCCGCGTGCCGACCCCCAACGTCTCCTGCGTCGATTTCAAGTTCATCGCCAAGCGCGATGTGACTGCCGAAGAGATCAATGCCGCGGTCAAGAAGTACGCCGATGGTGAACTCAAGGGCGTGCTCGGCTACACCGAGTTCCCCAATGTCTCGATCGACTTCAACCACGACAGCCACTCCTCCACCATGGCTCTGGATCAGACCAAGGTGATGGACGGCAATTTCGTCTCGGTCCTCTCCTGGTACGACAATGAATGGGGCTTCTCCAACCGCATGGCCGACACGGCCGTGGCGCTGGGCAAGACGCTTTAA
- a CDS encoding putative glycolipid-binding domain-containing protein has translation MILNRSIRWRGLHLDTLEHCHVIANGRDTRIRGAIIGPDFGLFYRLKLDENGHTRTVKIERTDGKTLELFADGAGGWSDDRAEPITALNGCIDVDIWPTPLTNALPVWRQDWTDQPIRFAMAWIDATDLSFKRSEQVYTRLDPTHFRYQSASFEAVLEIDADGIVTDYPGLFSRI, from the coding sequence ATGATTCTCAATCGATCCATCCGCTGGCGCGGTCTCCACCTCGACACCCTCGAACACTGCCACGTCATCGCCAATGGCCGCGACACCCGCATTCGCGGCGCCATTATCGGTCCCGATTTCGGCCTCTTCTATCGTCTCAAGCTCGATGAAAACGGCCATACCCGCACGGTGAAGATCGAACGCACCGACGGCAAGACGCTCGAACTCTTCGCTGATGGCGCCGGCGGCTGGTCCGATGACCGCGCCGAGCCGATCACCGCGCTCAATGGCTGCATTGACGTCGATATCTGGCCCACGCCCCTGACCAATGCCCTGCCCGTCTGGCGCCAGGACTGGACCGATCAGCCCATCCGCTTCGCCATGGCCTGGATCGACGCCACCGATCTCAGCTTCAAGCGCTCCGAACAGGTCTATACCCGCCTCGATCCCACCCACTTCCGCTACCAGTCCGCCAGTTTCGAGGCCGTGCTCGAAATCGACGCCGACGGTATCGTCACCGACTACCCCGGACTGTTCTCCCGCATTTGA
- a CDS encoding phosphoglycerate kinase: protein MSNGFKTLDELDLTGKRVLLRADLNVPVADGKVTDATRIERLVPTIREIVKKDGKVILLSHFGRPKGKANGEFSLEQVCSAVADQTGHPVGFVATDWVDVSAAREAIDAAPAGSVLVMENTRFHPGEEENDTELAQRMASLGDVYVNDAFSAAHRAHASTEALAHLLPAAAGLAMQAELEALESGLGKPKKPVVAIVGGAKVSSKIDLLENLVTKVDGLVIGGGMANTFLFAQGYGVGKSLCEKDLADTARRIMDKADKANCAIILPIDAVVSWHFKANSPTRLYGVDAVDPDGMILDIGPSSIERINGAIDDAHTVVWNGPVGAFEMEPFDAGTVAIARHVAKRTHNGDLVSVAGGGDTVGALAHAGVKDQLSYVSTAGGAFLEWMEGKPLPGVEALKK, encoded by the coding sequence ATGAGCAACGGCTTCAAGACCCTGGATGAACTCGATCTGACGGGGAAGCGCGTGCTTTTGCGGGCGGACCTCAATGTCCCGGTTGCTGATGGCAAGGTCACCGATGCCACCCGCATCGAACGCCTCGTTCCCACCATCCGCGAAATCGTCAAGAAAGATGGCAAGGTCATCCTGCTCAGCCATTTCGGTCGTCCAAAGGGCAAGGCGAACGGCGAATTCTCGCTCGAGCAGGTCTGCTCGGCCGTCGCCGACCAGACCGGTCATCCCGTCGGCTTCGTCGCCACTGACTGGGTGGATGTCAGCGCCGCCAGAGAGGCTATCGACGCCGCGCCTGCCGGTTCGGTGCTGGTCATGGAGAACACGCGCTTCCATCCCGGCGAGGAAGAGAACGACACCGAACTAGCCCAGCGCATGGCCAGCCTGGGCGATGTCTATGTCAACGACGCCTTCTCGGCAGCCCACCGTGCCCATGCTTCCACCGAGGCGCTGGCTCACCTGCTGCCTGCCGCCGCCGGTCTGGCCATGCAGGCCGAGCTCGAAGCGCTCGAATCCGGCCTCGGAAAGCCAAAAAAGCCGGTCGTCGCCATTGTCGGCGGGGCCAAGGTATCGTCCAAGATCGACCTCCTCGAAAACCTCGTCACCAAGGTCGATGGCCTCGTCATCGGCGGCGGCATGGCCAACACCTTCCTGTTTGCCCAGGGCTATGGCGTCGGCAAGTCGCTCTGCGAAAAGGACCTCGCCGATACCGCCCGCCGCATCATGGACAAGGCTGATAAGGCCAATTGCGCCATCATCCTGCCGATCGATGCCGTGGTCTCCTGGCACTTCAAGGCCAATTCACCCACTCGCCTCTATGGCGTGGATGCCGTCGATCCGGACGGCATGATCCTCGATATCGGTCCCTCTTCGATCGAGCGCATCAATGGCGCCATCGACGATGCGCATACCGTGGTCTGGAACGGCCCCGTCGGCGCCTTCGAAATGGAGCCCTTCGACGCCGGCACCGTTGCCATCGCCAGGCACGTCGCCAAGCGCACCCATAATGGCGACCTGGTCTCCGTCGCCGGCGGCGGCGACACCGTGGGCGCCCTCGCCCATGCCGGCGTCAAGGATCAACTGAGCTATGTCTCCACCGCCGGCGGCGCCTTCCTCGAATGGATGGAAGGCAAGCCCCTGCCGGGGGTTGAAGCGCTGAAGAAGTAA
- a CDS encoding aldo/keto reductase, protein MSTQPHVSFNDGRSIPQIGLGVWQTPDDVAVEAVSTALKTGYRHIDTAAVYQNEEGVGKGIVASGVARGDIFLTTKVWNEDQGFDETLRAMDASLKRLGTDYVDLYLIHWPSAYRGKYVETWKALIRLREEGKARSIGVSNFEGSYIDDLISETGVTPAINQIQLHPRFQQKAMRAKHEMLGVVTESWSPLGQGQVLTDPVIGEIAARHGKSPAQVIIRWHLDLGLVVIPKSVTPSRIVENFDVFDFSLSDEDKAAIAGLDSADGRIGSDPVTARF, encoded by the coding sequence ATGAGCACGCAACCCCATGTGAGCTTCAATGACGGCCGTTCGATTCCGCAGATCGGGCTCGGCGTCTGGCAGACCCCCGATGATGTCGCCGTCGAAGCGGTCAGCACGGCACTCAAGACCGGGTATCGGCATATCGACACCGCCGCTGTCTACCAAAACGAGGAGGGCGTCGGTAAGGGCATTGTCGCGTCGGGGGTGGCGCGCGGAGATATCTTTCTCACCACCAAGGTGTGGAATGAGGATCAGGGGTTCGACGAGACCCTGAGGGCCATGGATGCCAGCCTCAAGCGGCTGGGCACCGACTATGTCGACCTCTACCTGATCCACTGGCCTTCGGCCTATCGCGGCAAATATGTCGAAACCTGGAAAGCGCTGATCCGTCTTCGGGAAGAGGGCAAGGCCCGCTCCATCGGCGTGTCGAATTTCGAGGGCAGCTATATCGACGACCTGATCTCGGAAACCGGGGTGACGCCGGCCATCAACCAGATCCAGCTCCATCCGCGCTTCCAGCAGAAGGCCATGCGGGCCAAGCACGAAATGCTCGGCGTGGTCACGGAAAGCTGGAGCCCGCTGGGGCAAGGCCAGGTACTGACCGATCCGGTGATCGGGGAGATCGCCGCACGCCACGGCAAGAGCCCGGCGCAGGTGATCATCCGCTGGCATCTCGACCTTGGGCTGGTCGTCATTCCGAAATCGGTGACCCCGAGCCGCATCGTCGAGAATTTCGACGTCTTCGATTTCTCGCTCAGCGACGAGGACAAGGCAGCGATCGCGGGGCTGGACAGTGCGGACGGGCGGATCGGGTCTGACCCGGTGACGGCGCGGTTCTAG
- a CDS encoding class I fructose-bisphosphate aldolase, protein MTKSLNAIAQKLMTPGMGILAADESEGTIGKRFAKINLPNTLELRRDYREMLFGSSEAMKNYISGVILTEETLKQEAADGTPFRAILADADVIPGIKVDRGAFPMPGESGEKITEGLDGLRQRLAHYAELGAGFAKWRAVITINDIAPTRNNIRANAHVLARYAMLCQEAGIVPIVEPEVVGDGEPGNHSLERCAQVTGDVLENVFKELRLAGVDLAGMLLKPNMILPGINSRDRPTVDEVARRTVEVLKEHVPAAVPGIAFLSGGQTDEEATAHLSAMNRIAGKPWPMTFSYGRALQNVALRTWAGRRENFPTARQAFAHRAHMNSLAALGEWSNDLDRAA, encoded by the coding sequence ATGACTAAGTCGCTCAACGCGATCGCCCAGAAGCTGATGACCCCCGGTATGGGCATTCTGGCCGCCGACGAATCCGAAGGCACGATCGGCAAGCGCTTTGCCAAGATCAACCTGCCCAACACGCTGGAGCTTCGGCGCGACTATCGCGAGATGCTGTTCGGCTCCAGCGAGGCCATGAAGAACTACATCTCCGGCGTCATCCTCACCGAGGAAACGCTCAAGCAGGAAGCGGCCGATGGCACGCCTTTCCGCGCCATTCTTGCCGATGCCGACGTCATTCCCGGCATCAAGGTTGATCGGGGCGCCTTCCCCATGCCGGGCGAAAGCGGCGAGAAGATTACTGAGGGCCTTGATGGCCTGCGCCAGCGCCTCGCCCATTATGCCGAGCTGGGTGCGGGCTTTGCCAAATGGCGCGCAGTCATCACCATCAACGACATTGCCCCCACCCGCAACAATATCCGCGCCAACGCCCATGTGCTGGCGCGCTATGCCATGCTCTGTCAGGAAGCCGGCATTGTCCCCATCGTCGAGCCGGAGGTGGTCGGCGACGGCGAGCCGGGCAACCATTCGCTGGAGCGGTGCGCTCAGGTCACCGGCGACGTGCTCGAAAACGTCTTCAAGGAACTGCGCCTGGCCGGGGTGGATCTGGCCGGCATGCTCCTGAAGCCCAACATGATCCTGCCTGGCATCAATTCACGCGACCGCCCGACCGTGGACGAAGTGGCGCGTCGCACCGTCGAGGTGCTCAAGGAACATGTGCCCGCGGCCGTGCCGGGCATTGCCTTCCTCTCCGGCGGACAGACCGACGAGGAAGCCACCGCCCATCTCTCGGCGATGAACCGCATTGCTGGAAAGCCGTGGCCGATGACCTTCTCCTATGGCCGGGCCTTGCAGAATGTCGCCCTGCGGACCTGGGCAGGGCGGCGCGAAAACTTCCCCACGGCCCGCCAGGCCTTTGCCCATCGCGCCCACATGAATTCGCTGGCCGCACTGGGTGAGTGGTCCAACGATCTGGACCGCGCCGCCTGA
- a CDS encoding thiamine phosphate synthase: MAQQLYLITPDNPNPEQFPRRLMSVLSGPEVAALLVRRGDMDEPGYAELCERLVQIGQAAGAAVLVEDDCELARQLGADGVHVTSGGTVAIRAAIAALKPDSIVGVGNIRSRHDAMSFGELDVDYVMFGPLGGPADPQAEELATWWAETFEVPAIHSNPAATPEARDATSAEFIALSDSVWASDDPASALGAFDKATRTKA, encoded by the coding sequence ATGGCGCAGCAGCTTTATCTCATTACGCCGGACAATCCGAACCCGGAGCAGTTTCCGCGCCGGCTCATGAGCGTGTTGTCCGGCCCCGAAGTGGCCGCGCTTCTGGTGCGCCGTGGCGACATGGACGAGCCGGGTTATGCCGAGCTCTGCGAGCGCCTGGTGCAGATCGGCCAGGCAGCCGGTGCCGCAGTCCTGGTCGAGGATGATTGCGAACTGGCCCGGCAATTGGGTGCCGACGGTGTCCACGTTACCAGCGGCGGAACCGTGGCCATTCGCGCCGCCATCGCGGCCCTCAAGCCCGATAGCATCGTCGGTGTGGGCAATATTCGTTCGCGCCACGACGCCATGAGCTTTGGCGAACTTGATGTGGACTATGTCATGTTCGGCCCCTTGGGCGGTCCGGCCGACCCGCAGGCCGAAGAGCTGGCGACCTGGTGGGCCGAGACCTTCGAGGTGCCCGCCATCCACTCCAATCCCGCAGCCACGCCCGAAGCGCGGGATGCGACCAGCGCCGAATTCATTGCCCTTTCCGACTCCGTCTGGGCCAGCGATGACCCGGCAAGCGCGCTCGGCGCATTCGACAAGGCCACCAGGACAAAAGCATGA